The Geotalea uraniireducens Rf4 genome window below encodes:
- a CDS encoding glycine zipper family protein yields MKIKICSMIVLPILMLSGCTTYKTQYASFRPPAAYPNLQVVDGASLGGEAYADTDAAEKAFGFDIKGAGLLPVQIVLENKSGKNLEIVNNQTFLVDDDNRYWNIIPTNTAIDRLEKSTQLAAFFGKGAGTGAVLGAAAGTILGAALGIVSGGSVGEATLRGAAVGAAGGAVIGGVKEGTSSEREYRITDDIRAKGLEGKVIPPESLANGFVFFPGEAQTAKELRLQYREKESGKVRNVVLNLK; encoded by the coding sequence ATGAAAATTAAAATTTGTTCGATGATTGTGCTGCCGATATTGATGCTATCGGGATGCACCACGTACAAGACCCAATACGCCTCGTTCAGACCGCCGGCGGCCTACCCGAATTTACAGGTCGTTGACGGCGCCAGCTTGGGAGGTGAGGCATATGCGGACACGGATGCGGCGGAAAAAGCATTTGGTTTTGACATCAAGGGGGCGGGACTCTTGCCCGTCCAAATAGTGCTGGAGAACAAAAGCGGTAAAAATCTCGAAATCGTCAACAACCAGACCTTCCTGGTTGATGACGATAACCGCTACTGGAACATTATTCCGACCAATACTGCTATCGATCGTCTGGAAAAATCCACTCAGCTGGCTGCGTTCTTCGGCAAAGGCGCAGGAACAGGAGCGGTGCTCGGTGCAGCAGCGGGTACCATCCTCGGGGCTGCGCTTGGGATTGTCTCCGGGGGGAGCGTCGGCGAGGCAACACTGCGGGGCGCAGCGGTCGGGGCTGCAGGAGGGGCTGTTATCGGCGGTGTGAAGGAGGGGACCTCCAGTGAACGGGAATATCGGATAACGGATGACATACGGGCCAAGGGACTGGAAGGGAAAGTGATCCCACCGGAATCGCTTGCCAACGGTTTCGTATTTTTTCCGGGTGAAGCGCAGACTGCCAAGGAATTGCGGCTCCAATACCGGGAGAAAGAAAGCGGAAAAGTCCGCAACGTGGTGCTGAATCTAAAGTAA